The sequence below is a genomic window from Plodia interpunctella isolate USDA-ARS_2022_Savannah chromosome 5, ilPloInte3.2, whole genome shotgun sequence.
atTCACACCTAGAGTCTTATAATATTTCCAGAGCAATACAAATAGCAGATTGAGTGCAAGATCATAGGAAATCTTCATGGGGCtgccatgaaacataaaacgtCATTGAATTCACACATTTTTACACGATTCTTACAcaatatgggaaaaagagacagaatAAGAACATAGTCACTTTTTACgtgttttaatgttttgtgGTGCATACCACAAAACGTTAAAACACCTGAAGGCATCTTCAGGATGCTTCTCTGAATCTACATTTTGAGCAATATGTTATcctttgaatataatatttggtcTTGAAGAAAAACAAGGAAGTAATTTCCCAAGAAACAACTTACCAAATAGTTgaagtttagctgtaccacaTACTCTCAGTACACTGTTTTTTGTAGGAATCTTATATTGAATATTGCAGGTTTTATTCTGTTGTgtcattaatttgtattttattttaggtattttGGGATTAATTGGAGTTTGTGGCTTTGGTgcatacaaatacaaacacaGAGGCAACATGAGTACCAGTGTGTTCCTTATGCAACTTCGAGTTGCTGCACAAGGCACCGTAGTGACAGCTCTTACTATAGGCTTGGCATACACATTAGCTAAGGAGCATCTATTTAAGGATAAGAAAGAGAAATAACTTACCTTTATGGTAAAATGGCTACCACTTGTAAATGTTAGGGCAATTGTTGTACTAAAATTCCTGTAACAATACTGAAATTCTTGAATTTGTGGACCATTTTTTTCATGGAGCTATGTATGCTCCAGTTCAGTAATATgtgcttaatttttattttatgcaattgACACTATTAGACACACTATTTTAACTTTcatggttttttaaattataatgattttgtcCTAATTGGAATAAGCTGGGAGCTAGGTACcatattagtaattttttggCTCTTAATCATCATTTCACAGTATTGTTTACAAACAGCGACCAAattcaaacttatttttgtaatctcAAAATAGAATCTACTAATGTTCAACTATTTGTCTGTTTTATGTGAAGCAAGCTGAGTTTGTAGTGgtgctaatattttttatatacatacatggaCTGGACATGCTTAGACTCAATAAAACAATCATGTATGCAGTCAAGCATCAAAAGTCCAGTACTACATgacattgaaataatttataatcacaaattaaaaattatcttcaTATGTATGTACTCATTTAAATCTACTTGCACCACTATATAACCTCACATATAGTTTATTCCTCTGGGAtagaataagtaatttatttatttatttagttagatAAGGGTACTATTTTGTATTCTGTGATGTTTAGCATGTAATAACAAGACATGTATgacatgtaaaattataaaatcaattaaaaaccaTATAAGAGAGAACTGGAATACAACAGATGTAAAGCTTCATGATGACAAAAAGTCTTAGAGTTCAATTGAAATCCAATTTTAGTCTTATTTATACACATGTATAAAATACTATCTATGAATTGCATTATTCTATGAACCTTTTATAGGATGTCTACTAATTCTAGGGTTTGgccacaaattaaataaaaaattgatttgtgCTGAACATTAGAATtgattatttcttaatttgtttttgggCTGTCTTcatctagtttatttattattattataactagttTTCACTAGTTGgatgttatcaaaataaacagaaaCACATTGTACTTATTCCAACGTTTTTATGTGGCCAACAAACCAACAATTAAGTTGATTTTCCATCCatcttaatttgtttttgggCTGTCTTcatctagtttatttattattattataactagttTTCACTAGTTggatattatcaaaataaacagaaaCACATTGTACTTATTCCAACGTTTTTATGTGACCAACAAACCAACAATTAAGTTGAGTTTCCATCTGGAAACCacaaattgaaataagtattCCATTTTGAGTACATAATGTGTGAGTATGTTTCCTTAATATTTGTTATCCATTatctgtgtaaaataaaaattaataaatagttaaatctTTAATATTGTGATACAGTGACAACCTATTCATATTAATGTGTAGTGATGGTTTAGtgaaagcaaataaatattgtcgtttaaaatgtattttagtacCCCCTCTTGAGAAGTTCCATTCGTATAAACCCTTACCTATGATCTAAAAATCCAAACATATTACGACAGGCGCGGAAGGGTACGGAGCGGGAAATAAAAAGGCATTGAAAAACTACATAAGTACTACATGGACAGGACAGTTCTATGCCatattatttacctacctTATTGTCGGTAAAACAGCTCTTATTACAAAATGGTACTTGTCAGCAAAGTAACTCAAATAGGGCGTCTGTTGTGGCCACGTAGGTCGTGGCCCTGCAGCTAAGTATATCTGGGGGTGGACCACGGCCATTTTTTCTTGCTGGTGGCCCAACTCAGTATACCCAGATAAATCACGTGCACACTTGCCGGTGAACCACGAGTGCTTTTTCTGGCCGGttattaggtaagtatagATGTTTCGTTGATATTGGAGGAATCCTCTTTGGTAAAATGACGTTACTTTGATGTTGTTGTGGTGATTTCACCGTTCATTTTTCATTcgtgttattatttacacctatggaattagtaggacgaaatacctactaattcatGTTTACACCTCccttgaaaaatatgaaaaatacaagagAACCATGACACCTTTATTAtttcactagcttttgctcgcggcttcgcccgcgtgaatttcataataaaatatcggtcattctttgagaaaattgatgaagagtatgtttaccaattttcagcttcttatcttaaaaaatttattaagtcCCATATAATCTTTCACCCACCTTTTAGAAGGGTTGAGGGttaacttacaaaaaaaatctgaaacacttATTCATTAATAGGCATggttacacaatttaaaatattgtctttACTATTAAAATCTAAGTGACTACTCCCCTGCGTTACTGGGTAGGCTGCCCTGTCACAAAGATAAACTGGAAAGGAAATAATTAACCACTCAAAATAACATAAGCCCGAAGGCatattctatacataaatGGGAGTTTTAGCCAGTTCAGGCAAGTTTTTAACGAACACCTTCAGTCTTatgttataatagtatagggtaaatataagattaactttattacagaaCTTCCGTTTCAGAAATGTTCGAAATCTACTATTTTAATACGCCAACCGTTACTGCTCCTCAGGTTGAACAATTTCTGCTAAGACTATACTTAATAGAAAATTCTTATCAGATTGGTTAACTTTTACTAAGAcgtaattttcatatatattatagaagagCTGTTGCTCGCGGCAAAGAAGACATGgggaataaaatagatttttgagaGTCTCAAGATGTTTATGAATCATGGTTAAAAACGTGGACCAAATgagtctttttataaatacctatgttaaaaatgctcattaggctgatcaacttttgttaagatgcttttattatatctgttAGGTATAGTGTAGCGGGTCTGTTGGAGTTcgacatcaggtgttccatttcttcgatttttaaaagtctacagaaaatgctcatcaggctgaccaacttttgttaaggcgcttttgtcatatctattatagtgtagctggtctgttggagttcatcatcaggtgttccttatcttcgatttttatacgtcatcagaaaatgctcatcacagcgaacaatttttgttaaggtgacttttctatatttcctacagtTTAGCTGGCCTCTATAGGTTCTGCTAGAACTGTTccagtttccaaaataaattataccctatatgttgaccAGGTTTTATagtttacaacaaaaaagtttcattcaaatccatAGATCCAGATATTAGCGTGtgcaaacttttttaaaattcttattctattactgattctctatcgatctcaattttttttatttaatatcttcaatgtacagaaacacttactgttttattatatgtattgatatacaAAGGTGGGAGCACTGACAAGTTGACGTGGTTCTTTTGGGTAAACTTAGGACCACGGGCAAGAAAAAGTGCGCGTGGTTCACCAAGGTGGACCACGACCTACTTAAATGTAACATGTTGTCACCCCACCTGTATGTTGGTTATAAAAAGTACGTGCGTCCGTTGTACTAGTACGTATTTGGTTGTGATCTATattgccagctccacactgacGTCGAactgctggtttttcattgaggcaataaaaagtactcaTACTAacttcacgcattcgcgtcggcatgtctGGAATTCGACGATAGTGTGGAACTGGCATACAGTTCCGTGCGAGGTGTAGCACTGAACCTTGTAATGGGTAAGTAGGGTTGAATTCCCTTAGTGATGTATGGGCAACAGCATAAGCTTCGCAATGaatgaattgattttatttataaatataataaacccACAACAACTTTAAATGTCatacattaattttagttcATTAAATATcacaacaaataacaaaatatacataagtgGAAATGTCCCCAACCAATTAATCACTCTTGCTAGCGTCGGACGCTTTTTTAATTCGTAAACTGCAATTAGGAATTGTTAAGTCATCTTTATCTGAAGTGGAATGATTTCTTATGGAATTAGAGGTCACCTTCACCGACGACAAGTCATCAGCATTGCTGAATAATCCATTTGACACGTTTGAGCTCGAGCTAGAATGGTAAGTCATTGATTTGAAGATTTGTACCGGCGTGGACGTCCGGGCTCTGTTGCCCAGCCCGCTGTCTATTGACCTCTCTTCTCCTATCATCTGTGACGAATGTTTCATTTCTTCCGGCATTTTCGTctcaaataaagaaacaaattcTTCCTCTGTATCGTTTCGTCTCGATTTATTAGTAAAGGTAATTTTATCAGCTAATTCCTTAGTCAGAAACTCCTTTACTGTCATCGACTGGGACATATTCGCTTGCTGtccattattttttgaatctTTTTTCTCCTCTTTTTTAGTCAACTGCATTATGGTTGATACAGAATCAGTCACAAGTGCTGGAATATCTTGattgtttaaactttttattttaaattgcgaTACGCTCGAACTTGACGTATTTGAAGACGAGGATAGAGCCAATCGTTCTTTCGTTTTCTTTAATGTAGAAGAAGCCCAACCCATACCAAGTTTCTTGAAAGCATTTTCTAAATCTGGATTTGATGAAAAACTCAAAGTGTCAGAACTTTCGGCAACGTTTTCTTTGTCTTGAAACATTACAGTAGACTTCTTTTTCTCCTTTCGTACCTGCGAGAGACGGAGGGCCAGTACGGAAGATTCAGATGAGCCGGTCGTGGAGTGTACATTCGACACTGTATCGAATTTAAAAGGTTCGGTTATAACTTTACGTTTTAACAATTCTGCTATGACGTCCGGCAGACTGCTGTCTGATTGCATTGAGCTCAGATCCTCATTCACGACGTCATCTTTAAGAACGTCGCCCAGATTCGAAGCCTCATCCACTGTTCCCATGTCATATTGTTTAGCATATTCTTGAATGCTTATAAATGGTTGTAACATTATGTCGTTAAATTGTTTCAAGTCTATCATTTGCAGTTTAGACTCGTCAGATGAATCCGTAGTTAGTTTCCTTTGTTGAAGTCTAGTTGACAAAGTAAGATCACTTTGTAGCAAATCAGGGTTTGCAATTTTTTCCTCATTATTTTTGAGTAATTGACCACCAGGAGAAACTCCTAATTCTTTATTGGagtttatatttgtttctatACTATCAAACTTATTGTCTGTATGCGAAGATTGATTTTTGTATCTCACACTCATTGGTGAATCGACTTCGACAACAGTCGACAATTCGTGCGGAGTGATGCCTTGCACATTCCGAAGGTGCATTCGCGATAAAGCAGGTGGAGGTTTAGTCCTAGGTTTAGTCGCATCATTTACTGTTATGTCAGAAGGAACTTCTACTTCCGattgcaatgattttgtaaacaaagGTTTAGGAATATCAGTCAAGAAAGATATGTATTTAGAAGAATCTAACGTCTCACCCTCCTCACTTTCGCTTGTAAGTGCTGGTGTCGAGGGCTTTAAGTTCAGCTTACTTTGAACATCTACAAAATCTATTGATGGTTCTGGATtacgattatttttatcagaCCTTTGGTCCACATCAGATGTTGAATCGGATGTCGATGTTTGACTGTAAGCTAgagatttatttcttcttacCTCTTCTAAAACTTTGGCGAGGTTCGATAATCGTTGAGTACATTGTTCCGTAAGATCGGCaattttttccatattttcgAGTTTATTTTCTGCTAACTTTACATAATTGGGATCATCGTTCGTGTGACGACTAGTTTGTGTGGATATAGCATTGCAAACTTCTTGTGTATCAGTGCCGACTGGAATATCTCTCAGACTCACTGGAGCTGCGCCTAGCGTAGCAGATGACGCTCTATGTTGAGGTATGCAAACCTTGCTGTTGCTCTGTCTACAATCTTGATTTTTATCAACGCGCTGTTCATTTCTTGTAGGtctttttgaatattttgtagTATCTAAGTCGGAAGCGTCACTTTTCCGCCTATAATCCAGATTGAGATTTTGTCTAGGTGTAGGAGAACTCCTACTGCGACCTTTctctacattttttatagatacatCTAGTGGCCTCTGCGGTATCGGAAGAGGCAAAGGAACGCACGTATGCgacgattttttaatatctgctGACTTTTTCAGCAGGCGTTTCGAAATATTCAAAGATTTAACTTTATGTATTGATCTCTTTTTATTTAGACGTGCAGCAGACACTTTTATGTGTACATGATTTTGTTCCGTTTTACCTTGTCGCTCTTCTTCTGTtcgatttatattaatatattcacttaatattttttttataaattcattttttatttgctctAGTGATAATTTAGGTTCAGCACAAGCTTTTTCTTTGCCCGTATTTTGTGGCACATCTATAATAGAACTCCCTGGAGTAGCAACAGTACTGCATTCTTGGTCCACTACTTCTAGAACCTTTATGCCTTCTCTATTGAGGGAGAGCAACttgttaacataatttttaattacaggaTTAAATGTGGTACTAGTGCtattatcttttttctttacattcCATGTATGTTTACTTGACGAAGTTGCACTCGCAATGGTATGTTTTGGCAATACTGTTCTTTTTTTGGTTGTAGTTAGTCTTGAGCTCTTACGCCCTTGAGATTTGTGATCTTTAACTGAATCGGAATTGCATTCACACTTACGACATTTGCGAAATGGAATGTTTCGTTTATTACAACTATTATCATTACAAGGCATTTCACTTATCGAAGTATTATAGCTCCTGCATGTGTTTGGCGGTGTCGGAATATTTGTCTTCAAACATCTGAGCATCTTCTTTGTTTTAGttggtaaatttattttttccgtGCTTGTCTTtctgctaaaatatttttcagaagCTCTATCTTCATAATGATTTTCAAATTTGCCAAATTCATTATTGTATGCTTTATTAGTATCCTCGTCTGAATCTCGTCTAAAATATCTTGGTAACACCACTTCAGGGGGGCTCATGTAAGCAGTTGATGTTGACGAACTCATATGAATGTAAGGGGGCCGCGTATTGGTAGAATTAAATGTTGTCTGTGTGTATGTGGATGCAGAAGTCTTTGGGCTGGAAGGCGGATCTTCTTTAGCGATGTGATTGGGAACTGcgtaagataaattaaaagatgTACAAACACATTTATCAACCAAGATGTTTTCTTGACCTTCTTCTATGTTTTGTACAGCTTCACTAACTTTAGTGCCTGATATGGTATTCTCTTCTTTGTTTTGAAGTGGTTGCTCAGTTGATATTCTTTGTTTAGTGACTTCTTCACTTGGCGGGATATCAGGCACAGCCTGTGTGGCTTCCTCAGCAATGTCTACTGGTTTATTTCTAGATTGGCTATCAACTGGAACTTCGTTTTTAGTACCAATTTTACAATCACAATCACAAAtacaatcacattttttaatagatgtTGATTCTTCAGTTTGCTGTGATTCTTGTATTGGGTATAATTTATCAGCTTGGCTTTCAGGTTTTTTCTCTTCTTTAACAGAATCTTTCTTTCTAAGTTGTATAATAACTTCATAATCATCATCCTTGAGAAATCCAGATGCACCTATATAGAATTTCCCTGCCTCTTGGCCTTCGTCATCTATGAGTTTCACGATACCACCTTCGGGGCACGCTGGGTTCTCTTTATCATTTGTTGCAGTTTTGAATGAAGATGTGGAAGTGGCTACTGAGGGTTGAGGTGTGGGCGGAACTGCATACTGTACGGGTTTCGTAGAACACACACATGCACACTTGCAACCACTACAGCAGTTTTGATCactggaaattaaaaaaaaaactcaatatAGATAAtctaattttgtcaaaatattttatactagttttttcttattaatatttaccagACGTTCTTCTCTTTATCACCTTTTTCCCATCGTATATTGGTACCTGAAAAcataaaagtacttatttaaaattgcaaCAGACAAATCAATCCTGGctgtcaatattttaaatacaatttagatTACGAAG
It includes:
- the LOC128669674 gene encoding uncharacterized protein LOC128669674 isoform X1; this encodes MTSEFEGIKTNEFLRRRKLRLQQVREQSKDIAKKIRQRAKVEKLRQVSEVDLKKEQEYLQHQEKLVKRLEVLYAKGVKSVGAGHKEAADLTDVSPEKLDLSKQRGREAAAELRKKKQALLDEQKKLLDRKLQAREVANEISREKSGNVANKILTKASNATVNEQSKDKCPNDENVEDLDNNPGREAVTQTDMATQWDVNVMPSEWEPSVPALSLPRDDSEKDSLNVNNAENKSDKSRRLDLFALSEEMPSSLRGGLTNIPEERVTLKPSFTQVSEYLQSRKLRLRETEKVANKPVGDLQSLKQTILRARPTRNEGSDVCHVLDEQVIPVPCWQAESNCHFCSHRISHHHEATEITVTNSQINKIFSSIRSTRDIQPSPVLRGSSPFRRDKVSQKLSVKGNPREKSPHSSMATSSGIPKRNSVTVYNHSTRDSRNIPCGDEQLVFHNAHKEEDAYAQAMKEGAANDAKEKEHQHRLQEMRSKIAMTKQNVEKEYNDTLSFLNSLPKEKGSKTVKTAFMDERCEKMLKDSRQHKLQQEFRKIEKECKKHGPRISKRSLSENNRHRSNSPENGDNIESRDFQYSWMPVPESDGSLAIHTIPNTKPKSGNNVKFSKVDSYHEYRSRHKHTPPTKDKDQEKPKTVIETVLIQNGTESSDSSSDTSSVENLNLSQKKSKKKPDKELTEAERIIIYKVLETKKKDKAKKQAKLINSISKSLHSINKEKNSNEEAIANNDRVQNRVSIEHIQEGIYKTTKEKGVSYNVTSCYTANVEMWQSSSARQPWWDNITSLYFTDNSGERRTISLSKDEITYGNPCQCHLLDKDQQRNTGTNIRWEKGDKEKNVCDQNCCSGCKCACVCSTKPVQYAVPPTPQPSVATSTSSFKTATNDKENPACPEGGIVKLIDDEGQEAGKFYIGASGFLKDDDYEVIIQLRKKDSVKEEKKPESQADKLYPIQESQQTEESTSIKKCDCICDCDCKIGTKNEVPVDSQSRNKPVDIAEEATQAVPDIPPSEEVTKQRISTEQPLQNKEENTISGTKVSEAVQNIEEGQENILVDKCVCTSFNLSYAVPNHIAKEDPPSSPKTSASTYTQTTFNSTNTRPPYIHMSSSTSTAYMSPPEVVLPRYFRRDSDEDTNKAYNNEFGKFENHYEDRASEKYFSRKTSTEKINLPTKTKKMLRCLKTNIPTPPNTCRSYNTSISEMPCNDNSCNKRNIPFRKCRKCECNSDSVKDHKSQGRKSSRLTTTKKRTVLPKHTIASATSSSKHTWNVKKKDNSTSTTFNPVIKNYVNKLLSLNREGIKVLEVVDQECSTVATPGSSIIDVPQNTGKEKACAEPKLSLEQIKNEFIKKILSEYININRTEEERQGKTEQNHVHIKVSAARLNKKRSIHKVKSLNISKRLLKKSADIKKSSHTCVPLPLPIPQRPLDVSIKNVEKGRSRSSPTPRQNLNLDYRRKSDASDLDTTKYSKRPTRNEQRVDKNQDCRQSNSKVCIPQHRASSATLGAAPVSLRDIPVGTDTQEVCNAISTQTSRHTNDDPNYVKLAENKLENMEKIADLTEQCTQRLSNLAKVLEEVRRNKSLAYSQTSTSDSTSDVDQRSDKNNRNPEPSIDFVDVQSKLNLKPSTPALTSESEEGETLDSSKYISFLTDIPKPLFTKSLQSEVEVPSDITVNDATKPRTKPPPALSRMHLRNVQGITPHELSTVVEVDSPMSVRYKNQSSHTDNKFDSIETNINSNKELGVSPGGQLLKNNEEKIANPDLLQSDLTLSTRLQQRKLTTDSSDESKLQMIDLKQFNDIMLQPFISIQEYAKQYDMGTVDEASNLGDVLKDDVVNEDLSSMQSDSSLPDVIAELLKRKVITEPFKFDTVSNVHSTTGSSESSVLALRLSQVRKEKKKSTVMFQDKENVAESSDTLSFSSNPDLENAFKKLGMGWASSTLKKTKERLALSSSSNTSSSSVSQFKIKSLNNQDIPALVTDSVSTIMQLTKKEEKKDSKNNGQQANMSQSMTVKEFLTKELADKITFTNKSRRNDTEEEFVSLFETKMPEEMKHSSQMIGEERSIDSGLGNRARTSTPVQIFKSMTYHSSSSSNVSNGLFSNADDLSSVKVTSNSIRNHSTSDKDDLTIPNCSLRIKKASDASKSD